One window from the genome of Verrucomicrobiia bacterium encodes:
- a CDS encoding SNF2 helicase associated domain-containing protein — translation MSAIELSDSFFQKSAGWEAVQHARALLGSGRVLSSNWTPPLLKGVVQGGDTTYRSGLVIRGIADIDNLCTCRPSREDGILCAHSVAVGLHHLHGANPKPPDAGRTTGPRPGASNPARSPVGARLPRSPVGTPLTIHVLLPPNLPEALARGRAMLVLEGESPRGRAPLNAHTASGPFQIPEPDAALLDAVEALAGGQTPGMLQLTARDFLSLLPGLAGHPRITLGRQQPLTISREAVSLPLKATLAPGGEIVLALSPGTPPPKLLTADSDWAWMEGPRIAPLGLGDLLRAVLRGPLQIPRTRVPEFLLRQWPALAAAGGLVADFDPGTFELSPQPPRFLLHLSGGLAQLTATLQAAYGARILTVGVTAANEEAWLPDPAHPRRYATRDLASEHSAFQRLRSAGFQGPNAQGLWQLTGQDRVVSFFARAHPAMERDWTVSLEERLDRSARTHLERIQPAIRIRPGTGDWFDLEVHYAGAGGESFSAAEIQQLLRGGGSRRLKNGRLAVLDTGAVEELQEVMLDCAPRQETGPGGPRYRMTTAQAGFLEASLRHQGFEVEAPPQWRDQVRQLSGEIQRPCPPLGPLENTLRAYQKEGVAWIRFLRDHGFGGVLADEMGLGKTLQVLAHLQALVRGTRGARPASGPSLVICPTSLVFNWAAEAARFTPDLRVVVLAGPGRHEAFARIGDSDLVVTSYPLLRRDLDRHRDMDYDTVILDEAQHIKNRQTQNARNVKAVRSRHRLILTGTPLENSVLDLWSLYDFLMPGYLGSAEDFRERYEIPIVKERDQASMERLSRRVRPFLLRRLKRDVVRELPARLEQVAWCELADAQAAVYRQLLDATRREVTEAVGAQGLARSRMLVLTALLRLRQVCCDLRLLPGQGPSQPAADEVPTASGKIQLFGELLDEVLDGGHRALVFSQFTRMLDLLQEDLETRAIPHCRLDGNTTDRSGVVRRFQDDPAVPVFLISLKAGGVGLNLTGADTVIHFDPWWNPAVEDQATDRAHRIGQTRVVTSYKLITRGTVEEKILTLQRRKRELIAATLTGEEAFSGNLNWEEIQELLS, via the coding sequence GCCGGATGGGAGGCGGTCCAGCATGCCCGGGCCCTGCTGGGCTCCGGCCGGGTGCTGTCCTCCAACTGGACACCTCCCCTGCTCAAGGGCGTCGTCCAGGGCGGCGACACCACCTACCGGTCCGGACTGGTCATCCGGGGCATTGCAGACATTGACAACCTCTGCACCTGCCGGCCTTCGCGGGAGGACGGAATCCTGTGCGCCCACTCGGTGGCGGTCGGTCTGCATCACCTTCACGGAGCCAACCCGAAACCGCCGGACGCCGGGAGGACGACCGGACCACGGCCGGGCGCTTCGAATCCGGCAAGATCCCCGGTGGGCGCCCGCCTTCCGCGAAGTCCCGTGGGAACGCCGCTGACGATTCACGTCCTCCTCCCGCCCAATCTGCCCGAGGCGCTGGCCCGCGGCCGGGCAATGCTGGTGCTGGAGGGCGAGTCCCCACGCGGCCGGGCACCGCTGAATGCCCACACCGCCTCGGGACCGTTCCAGATTCCGGAGCCTGACGCGGCCCTGTTGGATGCCGTCGAGGCGCTTGCCGGCGGACAGACCCCCGGGATGCTGCAACTCACCGCGCGGGATTTCCTGTCGCTGCTGCCCGGACTGGCTGGACATCCCCGGATCACCCTGGGGCGGCAGCAACCCCTGACGATTTCACGCGAAGCGGTGTCCCTGCCGCTCAAAGCCACGCTGGCACCCGGCGGCGAGATCGTGCTGGCGCTGTCCCCGGGCACTCCCCCGCCGAAGCTGCTGACCGCCGACTCGGACTGGGCATGGATGGAGGGTCCGCGAATCGCGCCCCTGGGACTTGGCGACCTGCTGCGCGCGGTGCTTCGGGGGCCGCTGCAGATCCCGCGAACCCGGGTGCCTGAGTTCCTCCTCCGGCAATGGCCGGCGTTGGCGGCGGCAGGCGGACTCGTTGCCGACTTCGATCCGGGCACGTTCGAGCTCTCGCCGCAGCCCCCGAGGTTTCTCCTCCACCTGTCCGGCGGTCTCGCCCAACTCACCGCCACGCTGCAGGCCGCATATGGCGCACGCATCCTGACCGTCGGGGTCACCGCCGCCAACGAGGAGGCCTGGCTTCCCGACCCTGCCCACCCACGACGCTATGCCACCCGCGACCTGGCCTCGGAGCACAGCGCCTTCCAGCGGCTTCGGTCGGCCGGCTTTCAGGGACCCAACGCACAGGGATTGTGGCAGCTCACGGGTCAGGATCGGGTCGTGTCGTTCTTCGCACGCGCGCATCCCGCGATGGAACGGGACTGGACCGTGAGCCTCGAGGAACGGCTTGATCGCAGTGCCAGAACGCATCTCGAACGGATCCAGCCCGCGATCCGGATCCGCCCCGGCACCGGGGACTGGTTTGATCTCGAGGTGCACTACGCGGGTGCGGGCGGGGAATCGTTCAGTGCGGCCGAGATCCAGCAGCTGCTGCGCGGGGGCGGGAGCCGGCGGCTCAAGAACGGGCGGCTGGCCGTGCTGGACACCGGGGCGGTCGAAGAATTGCAGGAGGTCATGCTCGATTGCGCGCCCCGTCAGGAAACGGGACCCGGGGGTCCGCGCTACCGGATGACCACCGCCCAGGCGGGCTTCCTGGAGGCCTCCCTTCGCCATCAGGGGTTCGAGGTCGAGGCGCCCCCTCAGTGGCGGGATCAGGTGCGTCAGTTGAGCGGGGAGATTCAACGCCCCTGCCCCCCCCTGGGTCCTCTGGAGAACACGCTGCGCGCCTATCAGAAGGAGGGCGTGGCGTGGATCCGGTTCCTTCGCGATCATGGATTTGGCGGCGTCCTCGCCGATGAAATGGGGCTGGGAAAGACGCTTCAGGTCCTTGCCCACCTGCAGGCCCTGGTCCGGGGCACCCGGGGCGCGCGGCCTGCTTCCGGGCCGTCCCTGGTCATTTGTCCCACGTCCCTGGTGTTCAACTGGGCCGCCGAAGCCGCCCGATTCACCCCGGACCTTCGAGTGGTCGTGCTTGCCGGTCCCGGACGCCATGAAGCGTTCGCCCGCATTGGCGACAGCGATCTCGTGGTGACCAGCTATCCACTCCTTCGGCGCGACCTCGACCGCCATCGGGACATGGACTACGACACGGTGATCCTCGACGAGGCCCAGCACATCAAGAACCGCCAGACCCAGAACGCCCGCAACGTGAAGGCCGTCCGGTCCCGCCACCGGCTGATCCTCACCGGTACGCCCCTCGAGAATTCCGTCCTCGACCTCTGGAGTCTTTACGACTTCCTCATGCCCGGATACCTCGGGTCCGCGGAGGATTTTCGGGAACGCTACGAAATCCCCATCGTCAAGGAGCGCGACCAGGCCAGCATGGAGCGGCTCTCCCGGCGGGTGCGCCCCTTCCTCCTCCGGCGGCTCAAGCGCGACGTGGTTCGCGAACTTCCGGCACGCCTCGAGCAGGTGGCCTGGTGCGAGCTCGCCGACGCCCAGGCGGCCGTGTACCGCCAGCTGCTCGACGCCACCCGTCGCGAAGTCACCGAGGCGGTCGGCGCACAGGGCCTGGCCCGCAGCCGCATGCTGGTGCTGACGGCGCTGCTGCGGCTGCGTCAGGTCTGCTGCGATCTCCGCCTGCTCCCGGGCCAGGGTCCGTCCCAACCCGCCGCCGACGAGGTCCCGACGGCCTCCGGCAAGATCCAGTTGTTCGGTGAACTGCTGGACGAAGTTCTCGATGGCGGCCACCGAGCGCTCGTGTTCAGCCAGTTCACCCGCATGCTGGACTTGCTGCAGGAGGACCTGGAGACCCGCGCCATTCCGCACTGCCGACTCGACGGCAACACCACCGACCGCAGCGGAGTGGTGCGACGGTTTCAGGACGACCCAGCCGTCCCGGTGTTCCTCATCTCGCTGAAGGCCGGCGGCGTGGGACTGAATCTCACCGGCGCCGACACCGTGATCCACTTCGATCCCTGGTGGAACCCGGCTGTGGAAGACCAGGCCACCGACCGGGCCCACCGCATCGGGCAGACCCGCGTCGTCACCAGCTACAAGCTCATCACGCGGGGCACGGTCGAAGAGAAGATCCTGACCCTCCAGCGCCGCAAACGGGAGCTGATCGCCGCGACCCTGACCGGCGAGGAGGCCTTTTCCGGAAACCTGAACTGGGAGGAAATCCAGGAGTTGCTCTCCTGA